CCCTAATCCTTTTTTCGGCAAAGCTCCCCTTCCTACTGTCAGTTGCAGACCCATCCTTGTGGTCTTTGATATTCTCGGCATTGGGATCTTGCTTCTCTCCAGGATGAATGTTGCATTTACAAATTCCAAGGAACGGAAAGAGCACTCGATTGCATCATCCCTCATCTCCAAATAAGGCGCATCGTTAGTTACAGATGCAATGATATCCTCCTCAGCATCTATCGTCACTACCCTACCCCTCTCGACACCGCTTTCGCTTTTGATGTAACGATGGCGCATCAAGCACTGTTGAATGAATCCACGGCCTTCCTAATAGGCAACTTTAAGAAGGCTTGATGTCCATAACCAAGAAGTCTACCTCATAGACAGTTGGGCCGATTAACAAGGGTAtgtcaattcttcccatgacttTCCTCTCGGTGCCATCAAATGCTCTCACCACATTCTGACACGATTTCATATGCGAGCTATCCATAGGTAGCCTGTTGAGTGTGGACAGGGGCAATACATTTAATGCCGATCCATTATCTATCAGAATTCCCGGTAATATGTATCCTTTACACCTTGCAGTGATGTGTAAAGCTCTAGTAGATCCCATACCCCCaggtggtatttcatcatcGCTAAAGGAGATGAAATTATCAGCGCGTATATTACCGACTAGTCGATCCAACTTGTTAACAGAGATATCGTCGGccacataagtttcatttagcacCTTCAGTAGTGCATTCCGATGTCCCTCCGAGTTCAGGAGTAAAGCTAGCATAGATATGCGAGCAGGTTGTTTGTGCAGCTGTTCCACAACACTGTACTCGCTATGCTTTATGAACTTTAAGAACTCTCTAGCTTCCTCCTCTTTGATTGGTTCATTGACCAACAATTCGGGTTTGACCAcgttcttctttttttcaactGAAGTTTCCTCTCCTATTGGCTCGACTCGTGCTTTCATCTGTTCGTGGTGCCTTCCTTCATCCTGCTTCTCTCTATTGATTACATCCTCCTTCCCCGGGATTGTCACATTACAATCGTAATTCCAAGGAACCCTCCTGTTATCTTTGTAAGTAAACACGGTCAGTTTTTGAATGATTACTTTTGGTGTTGTTCATGCCCCAACCTCACTGTTCTGAGGTCGcgagatgatgaccacaggaCGGTTAACCTTCGGGACCCCCAACGCCAACTCTGATGCGCATACATCACTTTCCTCTTGAACTCCTTCACAGAATTTCACCTCCCTATTGTCCATCATGTCTTGTATCAGGGCTCTGAACTCCGTACATTCTTGGATTTCATGCCCCACTTCATGgtggaactcacagtaattTCTCTTCCTTTCACAGCTTCCTTCTGAGACGATTAGTCCCCTTTTCACCATCTCCATCCAGACCCTTCTCAAAGGAGTCTTTACATCCGCAATATCTACCTTGATTCTTCTGTCTTCGCCCACCATATTGACCCCGCTGTCGGTATGGTTTGGTAATGGATTTTCTGCTTTGGTGGcttcatcaaatttaacgacacCCATACCAATGAGCCTTTCAACCAACTTCTTGAAAGCGGtacaattttctatggaatgccccgtaattcccgcatgatagtcgCACTGTGCATTtgtgtcgtaccatttggggtacggggGCTGTAAGGGCTTCAGATAGAAAGGGGAAACTACATGTGCGTCGAATAAGTTTCGGTATAATTCCCTGTACGACATAGGAATTGGCGTGAATTGGGGCCTCTCAACATTTCGCCTTGTACTGACCTCCTGTCTCGACGAATTTTACTGACTGGCAGCCACCTTTCCTGGCTGACTCACTGTTACTGACTTCGAGTAACCCTTGTTGTACATGCTCGTGTTGTTCACTTCACTCTCCTTCCTCCTCGAGGCCGATCTTCTGTTACTCTCTCCAACATCGATCTTCCCACTCCTGATGGCGTTCTCAATCATCTCACCGTTCATGACTATATcaggaaagctttttgtggcacttcctaacatatgtgtaatgaacGGTGCCTTCAGGGTGTTAATGAACAACatggtcatttccttttcaGAGCGGTGGTGAACTTGATCGCGACctcctccatctctgtgcgtactgCCTGAAGCTTTCACTCGGTTTTTTCTCCATGTTCTGAAGGGTGATTCTGTCAGGagccatgtcagtcacatgactatattgtttcatgaatgattgtgccaagtccctccatgatccaatcgtggcacgactcaactgattgtaccacttggatgttGCCCCAGTAAGGCTGTCTTGGAAACAGTGTATCAGGAGTTGGTCGTTGTTAACATAACCCGTCATtcgtctgcagaacatggtgatgtgagctGCTGGGCAgcttgtcccattgtacttctcgaattcaggcatcttaaacttatgagggagAACAAGATCTGGCACCAAACTCAGCTCTTTTGCGTCAATGCCTCGATAACTTTCAGTGACTTCCATCGCTTTGAACTTCTCCTCGAGCCACTTGCATCGATCCTCTAACTGTTTCGGTAATTCCacctttattctttctttctcagcCACTTCGTCAAAGTCCGGAATGGCAGGGTTCACGGGGTTATTTTCGGGATTAAAACCCGGCCCAGTTTGGAGGTTTGAAACACCAGCTCGAAATTACTGAGGCATGATGGTGACAGTGGATTTGCGCGGGTATTCAGCTTGAACTCGCTcatgtggaggggtgaaacctggaggatagaaAAGTTCATCATCGTTTCCCTCATCGACATCtgccatggggccctttcctttgtcacctcccttagttatcagtcgggttaactttgccactatGTCCTCTTGAGATTCccgcatcttctcagacatctcctgtttcatcttgtctaaccgtTCTCGCATTTGTAGTCAAGccggtcttgcatctccttcaGTAATGCTCGAGCTTCTAATCTCGATCCATATCTTTTGTCTTTGCTCGAGTGCTGTATCGGTGtcgggttggttggttggtttccaggttaactgagcaataaTTTTGACTTATTAGGATTTAATAAAGgtctttaatgcatatgatgtgatgctaatgcatatgatgcgatgcatgagatgaatgcaaaaaaggcgttaattataattcaattccactcagaaaactttactagagaaaaaaatttctttacataaaacaactATAAATACGGCTTTGCCCTAACACTTAGAACTTTAATCTCCCTAAGTAATGATGCCAACTTCTGCCCCTGATCTGATTCcgattcatacttcacacttaGTACATCAGCTTGTACTGCCAAAGTCTACAAGTGCTCAGCTACCCCTTGAATCTGAACTACAGCTTCTCCCATGATGTGATCCCTGCTTGCAACTTGATCCTGAAGATAGTGAAGCTGTTCACTTTGATGATCTTCATTTGCTTCCAGATGTTCAATTCTAGCTTCATAGTCTTGTAACATTGCCTCCAGTTCGGCCACCCTAGCTTTTAATTCATCCTTTTCGCTCTGGCTTTCGGACAAACTCCTCTCAAAGGACTTATTTTGCTTTCGAGTCTCCTGAAATCTCTTTTCCCACCTATCAGCCTTAACCTTTTCTTCTTGAACTTCTTGACGCCATTGTTCTGAGGTTTTTCCCAATCCAGCAGTTCTCATTGACATACGTAGCCTCTTATAATCCGTCTTCAAGCTATTCAAATCCTCCTCAGCTTTGCGCTTTTCTTTCCTCAGGCCTTCGGTTTCCAGCTTCTGAACATCCACATCCAGCTTCAGACTCATCTTTTCCTCTTCCATTTGCCCTATCTTCTTCTCAAGCTCagaatttcttctttcaaaatcttgttttatgATTTCTAGCTCAGAGGGGACCATATGTACATGCTTTCCTACAAGTTGACAGTCTCCTTGACCTGGTACAGGTATGTTGTCATTGACCCTCCTACCTATCCAACTGATATATTCAGGAGTCACTAATGGACCTACTGCCAATCTCTTCAATCGACGAGTCTGCCTCCAAGCATTAGTCATTTCTCGTACCCTCTTCTTGTAGCCATCACACTTATACGAGAATTCACTTTGAGCTAATCCTTGGGTTGTAGGTACGAACTGCCTTGATCTATACTGCCTCAATACCAGTAACGGTGCATAACCAatagctccccaaatcccaagtaggggaacccaatcaaaatctCCACACCTATATAGGATCTTATCTGACAGCatccaaggagctctccactcaataTCCCCTTCTTGAAAATTCTGAAAAGTTGCCATCCATTTTTCCTCTGAGATATCATCCTGCCTCGGTAATGCCACTATTTCCTTCAAGGGcgaataattttcagaaaagACCCGATAGGAAaccttatccaccttccaaaagtgactgtgaaaccatgctAAAAGGAGCTGCGTGCATCCAATGAATCTACCCTCACCAACTCTTCGACACTCATTCAGAGATCTGAAGGTTTCTACCAAAATTGCTGGAACCGGTGTAACCCCCTTGTCAAAACGGTCAAAAAGGTCAATGACTGCTTCATCAATATGTCCCAAGGCTTTAGGAAAGACAACTAAGCCGTAAATACCCAAGGCAAAGACATCAACCTTCTTCCTCATATCCGGGTGTGCAAGAATTAAATCTTTTAGGTTCCTCCAAGGAATGCATTTACTATCTCCCTTTTGTTTGATTCGTGCTGCgacccattgctcactcatccccgtAATATTCATTAGTTTCTTCGAAAAGGCTAGGGCATTAGCAGCTCTCGAGTAGGCTTTATCTACTTGGATCTTCGAACAACGAAGCAACGCCGTATATTCCTCCACTGTAGGCACTAAATCAACACTTCCAAAGGTGAAACAGTTATAAGCAGGGTTCCAAAATTGGGCTAAGGCACGGAACAGGTGCTTGTCCACCTTTACGTCGAGTAAGTAAGGTAGATCTCCATAGCTAGAATAGAAGAGCTGCTTGATCTCATCATTCCACCGGTCCCAAATTTCCTTTAGTTCCTGTAGGTTATTCTGAGCCACACTAACACGAGTGAAGTCCCACAACTCTGACACATATCCTTcggccaaactatcacctttctcATGTCAGTGTTGTCTCGCATCAAGTTTGGACAGACGCattatcttccaccttatcaagaaaccctttttccatgataagctttctgtCTAGCAACCGAATTTGAACTAACGCCCTTTTAGGATAAAATGTTATGCTATCATGATGTCatgcaaataaaacaaaagaaacccaagtcaatatcacatataaagatataaacaaacataaaatagcAAGAAACACCTAAGCAGGAATCCCCTAGGGTTTTGGGATGGTTCTACCTAGGtcaagttcctaaagctcactatatgaggtttagtttctagagtaagggtacccaaaccagcagattcctcgatcctcacccattataggctcatgtggatcgagttcggttcagggggacacatttccctatggctgcacggagatgaaaatctcacgaagacataggtacggatgtatcccggaagcggtccactaccctgcacggaggtgaaaacctcacgaaggactagtttctcgctcccacttaagggtaaaatgcaaaatgcaaatgcaaggTTACCAACATACCAAGATGAAAAAACGATGAACGAGGggaactcatgaattttttaaaacttttgattttcgacacaaaaacaaatataatcagtttatggctcgactctctaggtccccagtggagtcgccaagctgtcgaaaccgttttttgaaaacaaaaattttagttatcgactttaaaaattaaactggagtcgccaccgatcctttattaaggtgtgatcggcccaccttaaaaatcattttggtctgcgaattttgaaaacaggctcgggagtcagttacgcacgaggaagggttagcaccctcgtaacgcccaaaaatcggtaccaaattgactatttaatgtctttgtgtcgaaaattaaaaagattttaaaataagcttgaatgatgaaatttgcaaaaggatatccaattgttcaagtcatgtacaGAAATCGAGTcctaatacgttagggtacaattcctcataattccCCAAAcctgaatatcacttttattttatacgaaaatcttcatttcgagaaagtaacatgccacacccaatacgttagggcacaacaagttaagttcccaaaatgattttatgcattttgaataaaatgttcTCGATCATTtaagattgacaaagaaaatcgtaacccaatacgttagggctcaattttcctcgaaaatcccaaacttccaaGAACACTTTCATTcaaaaaacctttaaattaagaaaataattttgatgaatggtaaaaccaaaatattttcaaaaaagggTATGTTTTAAAAGGtaatgtacaatatgatacaaatacTTTAACTTAaagcatatataaatatatatttacaaaataggaaaataaacgtatatgtatatgtaagtCATGAAAATACGCTTATGTATATATCCAAATATTTACACATATgtacaatatataaaataataaaatatttataatgatttaaaaatatgaaaatgtatgcATAAATATATCATGGAAAATGTATGtgtattttaaattgtaaaatatgggGAAACATGTAAGTATTCTAAAATGTAtacgtatacatatatatatatatatgtttgtaaaaactttatgaagaataatatataaaatgcgtatgtacatatttacaaacgtaaaaatatatttgaaactaaaatataaaagtatatatatatatagaagttgaaaaaaaatataagcacatgtataaaatatataggtaGACGtgtaaaacatgcatatatatattatataaaaacaatatgtGAATACTATATAAGAAAAATGCATATATGAACATAGAGATGATGatagtaataatgataatatatataaaaaataattaaataaaaaaaagtttaaaaagaaaaagtggattaaattgaacaaaagacgAAAAATCGGGGATAAATTCGAAATAGATAAA
This genomic stretch from Gossypium raimondii isolate GPD5lz chromosome 6, ASM2569854v1, whole genome shotgun sequence harbors:
- the LOC105772146 gene encoding uncharacterized protein LOC105772146 — translated: MSYRELYRNLFDAHVVSPFYLKPLQPPYPKWYDTNAQCDYHAGITGHSIENCTAFKKLVERLIGMGVVKFDEATKAENPLPNHTDSGVNMVGEDRRIKVDIADVKTPLRRVWMEMVKRGLIVSEGSCERKRNYCEFHHEVGHEIQECTEFRALIQDMMDNREVKFCEGVQEESDVCASELALGVPKVNRPVVIISRPQNNNRRVPWNYDCNVTIPGKEDVINREKQDEGRHHEQMKARVEPIGEETSVEKKKNVVKPELLVNEPIKEEEAREFLKFIKHSEYSVVEQLHKQPARISMLALLLNSEGHRNALLKVLNETYVADDISVNKLDRLVGNIRADNFISFSDDEIPPGGMGSTRALHITARCKGYILPGILIDNGSALNVLPLSTLNRLPMDSSHMKSCQNVVRAFDGTERKVMGRIDIPLLIGPTVYEEGRGFIQQCLMRHRYIKSESGVERGRVVTIDAEEDIIASVTNDAPYLEMRDDAIECSFRSLEFVNATFILERSKIPMPRISKTTRMGLQLTVGRGALPKKGLGKYLQGQVEAPVVKDK